The Prinia subflava isolate CZ2003 ecotype Zambia chromosome 5, Cam_Psub_1.2, whole genome shotgun sequence genome window below encodes:
- the NADSYN1 gene encoding glutamine-dependent NAD(+) synthetase has translation MGRAVTVATCALNQWALDFEGNLERIFRSIDIAKSKGARYRLGPELEICGYGCSDHYYESDTLLHSFQVLEKLLQSPATQDIICDVGMPVLHRNVRYNCRVIFLNKKILLIRPKISLANAGNYRELRWFTPWSKARHVEEYFLPRIIQEVTGQETVPFGDAVLATKDTCLGAEICEELWAPNSPHIEMGLDGVEIFTNSSGSHHMLRKAHARVDLVNSATAKNGGIYILANQKGCDGDRLYYDGCAMISMNGETVAQGTQFSLDDVEVLVATLDLEDVRSYRAEISSRNLAASKVNPYPRVKVNFALSCPDDVAVPTCMPIQWRHHSPEEEISLGPACWLWDYLRRSKQAGFLLPLSGGIDSSATACIVYSMCHQVCLAVKNGNADVLADARRIVNDETYIPEDPREFCKRVFTTCYMASENSSQDTCNRAKLLAEQIGSYHINLNIDAAVKAVVGIFSVVTGRTPRFSVHGGSSRENLALQNVQARIRMVLAYLFAQLTLWARGMPGGLLVLGSANVDESLRGYLTKYDCSSADINPIGGISKTDLKNFIQYCIENFQLTALRSIMSAPPTAELEPLVDGQVAQTDEADMGMTYAELSVYGKLRKIAKAGPYSMFCKLINMWKEICTPREVASKVKHFFRMYSVNRHKMTTLTPCYHAENYSPDDNRFDLRPFLYNTSWSWQFRCIDKQVSKLEKKEGISVAEDVD, from the exons ATGGGCCGGGCAGTGACCGTGGCCACCTGCGCCCTCAACCAGTGGGCTCTGGACTTTGAGGGCAACCTGGAGAGGATTTTCAGAA GTATCGACATCGCCAAGAGCAAAGGAGCTCGGTACCGGCTTGGGCCAGAGCTCGAAATCTG TGGTTATGGCTGCTCAGATCACTATTATGAGTCAGACACACTCTTGCATTCGTTTCAAGTTCTGGAAAAGCTCTTGCAGTCTCCAGCTACCCAAGACATTATCTGTGATGTGGGAAT GCCTGTTCTGCACAGAAATGTTCGTTACAATTGTCGAGTGATCTTTTTAAATAA GAAGATTCTTCTGATCAGACCAAAAATATCACTGGCAAATGCAGGAAACTACAGGGAACTTAGATGGTTCACCCCATGGAGCAAAGCAAG GCATGTGGAGGAATATTTTCTACCCAGGATAATTCAGGAAGTGACCGGACAG gaaaCTGTTCCTTTTGGTGATGCAGTGCTAGCAACCAAAGATACCTGCCTAGGGGCAGAAATATGTGAAGAACTCTGGGCACCAAACAG CCCTCACATTGAGATGGGACTGGATGGTGTGGAAATTTTCACCAACTCTTCCGGGAGTCACCACATGCTGCGGAAGGCTCACGCCCGCGTGGACCTGGTGAATTCTGCCACAGCAAAG AATGGTGGAATATACATTTTAGCAAACCAGAAAGGCTGTGATGGTGATCGTCTGTATTACGATGGCTGTGCCATGATTTCCATGAATGGAGAAACAGTTGCACAAGGAACCCAGTTTTCACTCGATGATGTG GAGGTGCTGGTTGCCACCCTGGACCTGGAGGATGTTCGAAGTTACAGAGCAGAGATCTCATCTCGTAACTTGGCG GCAAGTAAAGTGAATCCTTATCCCAGGGTCAAAGTGAACTTTGCTCTGTCGTGTCCTGATGATGTAGCTGTTCCTACCTGTATGCCAATCCAGTGGAGACACCACAGTCCTGAGGAGGAGATCAG CCTTGGACCTGCATGTTGGCTCTGGGACTATTTAAGGCGCAGCAAACAG GCAGGGTTTCTCCTACCTCTGAGTGGTGGAATtgacagctctgccacagcttgCATAGTGTATTCCATGTGTCACCAGGTTTGCCTGGCAGTCAAGAATGGCA ATGCAGATGTGCTGGCTGATGCACGCAGGATTGTGAATGATGAGACCTACATCCCTGAGGATCCTCGGGAATTCTGCAAGCGTGTCTTCACCACGTGCTACATGGCTAGTGAGAATTCCTCCCAGGATACCTGCAACAGGGCCAAGCTGCTGGCTGAGCAAATAGGCAG CTACCACATCAACCTGAACATCGATGCGGCTGTGAAGGCTGTTGTGGGGATCTTCAGCGTGGTGACAGGTCGAACTCCACGGTTTTCTGTCcatggagggagcagcagagagaaccTGGCACTCCAGAATGTGCAG GCTAGAATAAGAATGGTCCTCGCCTACCTGTTTGCTCAGCTGACACTGTGGGCTCGTGGCATGCCAGGGGGACTGCTGGTGCTGGGATCAGCCAATGTGGATGAAAG TCTCCGTGGTTACTTGACCAAGTACGACTGCTCCAGTGCCGATATCAACCCCATCGGTGGCATCAGCAAGACTGATTTGAAGAACTTCATTCAGTACTGCATTGAAAACTTCCAGCTCACGGCCCTCAGGAG TATCATGTCAGCTCCACCCACTGCGGAGTTGGAGCCCCTGGTGGATGGACAAGTGGCTCAAACTGATGAG GCAGATATGGGGATGACATACGCAGAGCTCTCAGTCTATGGGAAATTAAGGAAAATTGCAAAGGCTGGACCATACAGTATGTTCTGTAAGCTGATTAATATGTGGAAGGAAATTTGTACTCCGAGAGAG GTGGCATCCAAGGTTAAGCATTTCTTCAGGATGTATTCGGTGAACAGGCACAAAATGACCACCCTCACCCCTTGCTACCACGCTGAGAACTACAGTCCAGATGACAACCGCTTTGACCTGAGGCCCTTTCTCTACAACACCTCCTGGTCCTGGCAGTTCAGGTGTATAGACAAACAG GTATCCAAgctagaaaaaaaggaaggaatttcTGTAGCTGAGGATGTGGACTGA
- the DHCR7 gene encoding 7-dehydrocholesterol reductase, which translates to MAAHQEKKLAEERKHQNMQNGSKPSQGQWGRAWEVDWFSLASILFLLMFAPLIVYYFIMSCAQYQCSLTDPLLDLLTGKKHLSDIWDRTPMLTAQAAAIYSLWVAFQVFLYMAIPDFCHKFLPGYVGGVQEGAITPAGVVNKYEINGLQAWIITHVLWFANASFFHFFSPTIIFDNWIPLLWCANILGYAVSTFAMIKGYLFPTNAKDCKFTGNFFYDYMMGIEFNPRIGKWFDFKLFFNGRPGIVAWTLINLSFAAKQRELYGEVTNSMILVNVLQGIYVVDFFWNEAWYLKTIDICHDHFGWYLGWGDCVWLPYLYTLQGLYLVYHPVQLCTAHALGVLLLGLLGYYIFRATNHQKDLFRRTDGNCRIWGKKPRYIECSYTSVDGAKYYSKLLTSGFWGWARHFNYTGDLMGSLAYCLACGFQHILPYFYIIYMAILLTHRCGRDEHRCGSKYGKDWRRYTAAVPYRLLPGVF; encoded by the exons ATGGCAGCCCATCAGGAGAAAAAACttgctgaagaaagaaaacaccaaaacatGCAAAATGGTAGTAAACCATCTCAAGGCCAGTGGGGAAGAGCATG GGAGGTGGACTGGTTTTCCTTGGCGAGcatccttttcctgctcatgTTCGCACCCCTGATTGTGTATTACTTCATCATGTCGTGTGCCCAGTACCAGTGCTCCCTGACTGACCCCCTCCTGGACCTGCTGACGGGGAAGAAACATCTGTCTGACATCTGGGACAGGACTCCCATGCTGACCGCTCAGGCTGCTGCCATCTATTCCCTCTGGGTGGCTTTCCAG GTGTTTTTGTACATGGCCATTCCTGATTTCTGCCATAAATTTCTCCCTGGCTATGTGGGAGGGGTACAAGAAGGTGCTATCACCCCTGCTG GTGTTGTGAATAAATATGAAATCAATGGACTTCAGGCCTGGATCATTACCCATGTGCTTTGGTTTGCAAATGCTTCTTTCTTCCACTTCTTCTCACCTACCATCATTTTTGACAACTGGATTCCTCTCCTGTGGTGTGCCAATATCTTGGGATACGCAGTGTCCACGTTTGCAATGATTAAAGGCTACCTTTTCCCTACCAACGCCAAAGACTG CAAATTCACTGGAAACTTCTTCTATGACTACATGATGGGGATTGAGTTTAACCCTCGGATAGGGAAGTGGTTTGATTTCAAGCTGTTCTTCAATGGGCGCCCTGGGATTGTGGCCTGGACTCTGATCAACCTTTCCTTTGCTGCCAAACAACGGGAGCTGTACGGTGAAGTGACAAACTCCATGATCCTTGTCAATGTCCTCCAG GGTATTTATGTTGTGGACTTCTTTTGGAATGAAGCCTGGTACCTGAAAACCATTGACATCTGCCACGATCATTTCGGATGGTATTTGGGCTGGGGAGACTGTGTTTGGTTGCCTTACCTCTATACCTTGCAG GGTCTGTATCTGGTTTACCATCCTGtccagctgtgcacagctcaCGCCCTGGGGGTCTTGCTGCTGGGCTTGCTGGGTTATTACATCTTCAGAGCCACCAACCACCAGAAGGATCTGTTCCGTCGCACCGACGGCAACTGCCGGATCTGGGGGAAGAAGCCGCGGTACATCGAGTGCTCCTACACGTCTGTGGACGGCGCCAAGTACTACAGCAAGCTGCTCACCTCGGGCTTCTGGGGCTGGGCGCGCCACTTCAACTACACGGGAGACCTGATGGGCTCGCTGGCCTACTGCCTGGCCTGCGGCTTCCAGCACATCCTGCCCTACTTCTACATCATCTACATGGCCATCCTGCTGACGCACCGCTGCGGCAGGGACGAGCACCGCTGCGGCAGCAAGTACGGCAAGGACTGGCGGCGCTACACGGCCGCCGTGCCCTACCGCCTCCTGCCCGGCGTGTTCTGA